The sequence CAAGCGCCCCGCAGATCTGCGGAGCCCGACGCCTAGGAGGGGCGGGGGGATCGAGGCACAGGGCTCCGGGGACTGGAGCCGGGCACGCCTGGTCCCCGCTGAGCGCCCGTCCCCCGCTCGGCTTGGGCATGCTTGGCACGCAGCGCGCGGGCCGGTCGGATCCGTATGCGCGCCGCGTGCGCCCATTGATATGCGGGAGCCGGCCCGGCGCGGGCGTGAGGCGGGCGCGCTggcgggcggcgcgggggaggcggcggcggccgggcACGTCCTCCCCCTCGGGCGCCCGCCCTGGGCCGAGCCGGGAGGGAGCTGCGGGCTCTGTCCCGGGGTTTCCagggaggggaaactgaggcaccagcCATCCGCCTCTCCTTGCTAGAAGGCTAAGGTCCCCGGGGGCGCCTGCAGGCCCTGAGCGCTGCCTCTGGCTCCCGCGGCGGCAGGAGACGCGGGTCTCGAGTCCCGCAGGCTGCTCCGAGCCGACCTGAGCGAGACCCCCGCGGAGATGGCGGCGCCCTATCCCAGGAGTGGCGGCGGAGGCGCGGGCAAGTGCGGGGCAGGCGGTGGCGGCAGCGGCCCGTGGGACTTTCTGCCCGGGTTCATGGTCAAGGCCCCGCCCGGACCCTGGTGAGCAAAGCCCCGCCCCCGGGTCGTGGCCCCGCCCCCAAGGATTGGCAGTCCTACCGCCCTGGGAAAATTCACACCCGGCTCTCCGTCCTCCCCACCCCGGCGAGAACAGCTCACCCTGAGCTACTCGGTTGAGCTGCTTCTCCCCCGCGCTCACCCCCGCAGCTTGTCCCTTGCCCTCTCCAAGgagtcccccccccccagcattcttcacccccccccccgtcccccacCGCTGTCCCCGGAATTCACGCTCAGGGCTCTGCTCCCAccgccagcgccccgccccctTCCCGAGGCCCCGGGAGGCAGGACTCGGTCCCGGGCCCGGCACCCTGGCGCTCGCGGGGCCCGCTGACGCCCCCTCCGCGCCGCCCGCCCAGCCTGCAGGCGCAGCGCAAGGAGAAGTCCCGGAACGCGGCGCGCTCGCGGCGCGGGAAGGAGAACCTCGAGTTCTTCGAGCTGGCCAAATTGCTCCCGCTGCCCGGCGCCATCTCCAGCCAGCTGGACAAGGCGTCCGTCGTGCGCCTCAGCGTCACCTACCTCCGCCTGCGCCGCTTCGCCGCGCTCGGGGCGCCGCCCTGGGGGCTGCGGGCCGCGGGGCAGCCGGGCGGCCTCGGTGAGTGCGCGTGCGCGGGGCGACGCGGCGGGCGCCTCCAGCGCCCACCCCGGCCTGGGGCTGCGCTGCGGGCCGGGCCTCCCGCAGCGGGGAGACCGAGAGGGGGCCCGGGTCGGGGTGAGCCAGGCCGTGTGCGCCCCTGGCCGTGGCTTCCTCTGCCCGCTCGGCTCACTGGGCTGTCActgggcgcggggcgcggggcgcggggcgcggggcgcggggcggcgggaaTTCCGGCTTCCCAAGGGCCTCGCAGCACCGGGAGCAGAGCCCTGGCAAATCCACTCTGTCAAGCGAGGGAAGATGAGTCTGTTATCAGAGAGGACCGCAGCTCACGGGCGGGACAGAGGGGCCCTGCCCGGGGCCCTTGGCCCACAGAGCGGGACAGATGCCGCACCCACACCCGGGCCTCCCAGAGCAGGACTCTGCAGCTGGAGTCCCGCGTCTGGGGGTCGGGGACAGACAGTTTGTAACGTGGCGGGTACGGTGGGCGCCCCGGAAGCCGACCCGCTGTCCTGCCGCCGCCCAGCCCCGTCCCCGCCGGGGGCTTCCCTGAGGCCCCCGGGGGGAGGATTCCCGCTGGTAAAGTCTGTGTTTGCAAAGTAAGTGAAAAGGTCCCGTTTGTAAAGCCCCTGGATGCCTCCGGCGCTGACCGAGCAATCAGATGGCCACCTCTGGCATCCGTGGTTACCTTTGCAGGGTTGTTAGgtgcatttattgagcacctactgtgtaccTGGCCCGGTTGTCTGCGCTGTCGGGAGCCAGCGGGAAACAAACTAGTCTGTCTGACTGACATCCTAGTGGCCAAGACAATACCGAAATAAAGCAGTAAATAGAGATCGTGTAAAAATATAGATCATGTCAAATACACATAGCCTAGAAACCCAATGTCTAGTCACTATTCAGGCCCGCTATGGACAGGCGCGGAAGTGTGCTGCTATTGTTACTTGTTTTATGTACTCCTGCTTGACTGTTATTACCAGAGACAGTGTTAGCCTGAAGTCGCAGGTGAAAGGGACAGGGGACCCCGGGCTACCCCGGGCTCTCCACCCCCAGAGAAGGGGTGTCCTTAGGGCGGGGTCACAGGGGCTCCAATTCCCCTCTGCCCCGGTcccagaggaggaggggagagaaaatagcATTGATTAAGCTCGCAATAAATcaccatttaaatttaaataacccGGCTTCCCAGGCGGTAATTAGGCGAATTGACTGGCGCGGGGAGAATGCGGCATTAGCGCCGCTGATTACTGTCATTACCGCGAACAACATGTGCGCTGGCGGGGGATAAACATCTTGTCTATTGTCCCCGAGctcaggggagggaagggagcacGGGGCGGGGAAGGGGTGCTGAGAGAGCCCCCCTGGCATCCagctctccctccccccattgcctGGAGGCCCgtctgaggctcagggaggggcaGGGTCTGGCAGAGGTCAGAGCACTGGGTGGCAGGACGTGGACTTCAGTGACCCCCCCCAGCCTGTACGCTGGTACCAAGTGGGGGCAAGACAGTGTGGGCTGCTGCATGGACTCACATGCTCCCAGAATGAGGGCATCAGGAGAGCATCTCCAGTTCCACAGGGCACCCAAGAAAAGGCCAAGGGTTTGCCACTGCATTTCACACGGAGATCCTAAGGAACGGGGTCCAGTGCTTCAGCTACAGTCAGAGAGCAAAGCATCCCGCCTCCCACGCTTGGAAGGGGAGGAGGCTCCCGGCCTCCCCAGTGGTGGCAGGAAGAAGGAACTGTGCACCAGCCAGGCCCTGCAAGCGCTTTGTCCAAATAAACTCGCTTCATCCTTTCAAAAAGCTTGGCAGAGCGGCGCTGTTCTGACTCCCATTTCACAGAAgtggaaaactgaggctcagccaGGGGAAGCTGCTTTTCCAAGGTCACGGGCAGGGAGGCGCGCAGCCACCATTCGGGCTGGTGTGGTCCCACTCCAGAGTCCCCTCGCAGCAGCACGGCCGGCCGGGCATGTCCGCAGGGCTGCGGGGCTGGGCCCACCTGGCCTCTCTCTGGGTCGCAGCCTATCCCCTGCCAACGGGGCAGCTGATGGCCAGGGCCAGCCCTGGGCGCCCGACTCAGGGAGACACCGTGACCTCGTCACAGCAGCGTTCCCCGCTCATTCAGCAGATTCAGCAGGCACCCACTGAGCAACTCCCGATGCAGGCCAGGAGGCACACAcgagggagggagcagggccaAGTCCCTGGCCTCATGGGGGCGTCCTGCAAAGCCTGCACGTAGGCCCCTAGCTCCCAGATGGCCTCTTCTGCCCCCTCACCTGAttccaccccccacacacactggtCTCCTGGCTAgctcccaccccagggcctttgcacttgctggaACTTGTACTACCAGGaactccctctccttccctgacccagcagccccctccccggcATTCCCCGTCGCCCTGTCCTGCCTTCTTGCTTTCCATAGCCCTTACCATCCCCTGACACTGTGCACCTGCATCTGGGAGGGCAGAAGGGACGGGCCTAGATGACAGGCACGGCCTCTCCGAGGAGGTGGCCTTagagctgagacctgaaggagGCAGCGATGAGAAGAGCTGGAAGGGGAGTgggccaggcagagggaagagccagTGCCGAGGTCCTGAGGCAGGTGGGGAGCCTTGCTGGGTGCGGGCCCAACCCTGTGGCCTCCAGTCTGCGGGGGAGCGAGCGAGGAGGGAGGTGGCCAGGAGCAGGGAGGTGGCCCGGAGCGGGATCTGGTGGGCCACGTGGTGGCTCTGAGCAGAGGGACGCGCTGTCACTCCAGCCCTCCAGCCCTCACCGGTGCTCTCTGCTGGCAGGGGACAGCCTGATGGGGGAGGGCGTGCGCAGGAGCAGGGAGCCCAGCGGGGAGGAGCAGGGGACGGCAGGGGCCCAGGGGAGGCGGCGGGGAGGGGCTGGCAGGGTCGGTGGCCTTGTGAGTCACGGGGTGCGCTGGCGGCCTCCGAGGAACGCCCCAGGACAGAGAGGCCCCGGCAACCTTCCCTGGAGCGCTGAGAGCAGTAGTCACTGGACTCAAGAATGaggcacctactgtgtgccccCCCAGGTGGCCCCCACACTGTGTGCCTGAGCCATTTCACAGGCGGGGCTGAGCAAAGTCCAGGCAGGCGCCCCTGAGTGCTCCCTCCCGCGCTCCAGGGAGCCGGGCGCCGGCCCCAGGGGCTCCGCTCCCCGCTGCAGGAACCATTCCAGCCCCTCAGCCCGGAGCGCCGAGAGGGGCCAGcgagcccccccccccgggcAACGGAAGCCCAGAGagcgggaggggggagggggagccccGAAGGCTGGGAGGACTTGGCTCCTGGCCTCTGCCCCTCGGTGTCCCTGCCcgtgtccccctccctgcccGTGTCCCAGTCCCTGCCCCTCGGTGTGCGGGAGTTGGTACCAGCTGGGGCAGTTGTTTCCTCCCCGTGCGGCCTCAGCAGGCCCGGCAGTCAGGCTCCTAAGAAAGTCCgcgaatgtttgttgaatgagtgagtgaCGTTTAGACGTGAGGAGGGGGCCGATCTGGGAGTAGTGGAGAGCCACCTGCTGCCTGGGGGGACAAGAGGACTTGGGGCCCTTGGAGGAGATGAGGGGCTGGcggggtggagagtggggggaGCTGGGGGTAATGAGACGCGTTCGTCAGTGACTGGTGACTCCCCCGGAGGGCCCCTGCCCCGGGGACAGGGCCGATATTTGGGGGAACGGCCGGCCCCTgagccctccccgccccccaccccctcatcccgaCGTGCCCATTAGCACTAATTGCAGCGGCTCAGTCTGACCCGGGCTGATCTGTGAGAGGGAAAATGAAGGAATTAGCAAAAATGACAGAGGAAAATTGCGACAATTAGCAGGCAGCATTGTTCCCGCCTGTCACCCGGCTGGTTTGCGCCACATCTCGGGGGAGGGGTCCCCATTCCCCCCCGCCCAATTATTGTTGGAGAAAGGGCGAGGACAGCCAGGAGGGTGCTGGGGCGCTCCTGGGCCCCGTGTGGGGGCTGGCCTGGGCAGGACGTCCCCCTGGGTGTCCCGAGGGTCTGGGTGCTGTGTTCACACCCGTCCCGGGCTGGGAGCACCTGCGCGGGCCAGGCTGGGCCAAGCACCGCTCTCTGCTTCTCAAGCTCGCTGGATGCTGACCAGTGAGGTGGGCGCTCTTAGTGCATGACAGAGGAGGAAACCGAGGGTCTGAGAGGTAAAGGCCTGGGGCCAGGGCACACAGTCAGACCTGGACCCTGAGCCCTTCAGGGACCAAGGCCTTGGGCACGTTTAAGGTCACCTCGGCATGAGCATGTGCCTGCCCCCTTACCCGCGCCCCCCCGCCGCAGCCCCtggctctgggcctgggtctcCCTGCAGGGATCATTCTCTGCAGACCCAGGACCCTGgagcccctgcccagcctccccCCCTTGAGGCTGAGcagggggagccccaggcacGAGGGTGGGGCCAGCCTGTGTCTCTCCGCCTCACTCTCCATCACTGTCTCTCTGTCCGCGTCTTTCTCTGTatctcttcctctgtctctccATCTCTTTATGTCTCTGTATCTTCTCTgtccttaccttttttttttagatttatcctctttatttatttccccccaccccctcattgtttgcattctccgtgtctgtttgttgtgtgtgtcttcttttcaggaggcactgggaaccgaacccggggcCTCCAATGGGGGATGGAGGCGCCTAATCCCCTGAGCCACCTCCAcgccctgctttattgtgtctcttgtgttttccttgtgtctcttgttgcatcatcttgttgcgtcaactcACCTCACCAGCccgttgcgtcagcttgctgacttgctcatcttctttaggaggtaccgggaaccaaacatggaacctcccatgtgctaggcgggagctcaatcgcttgagccacatccacttcctctctGACCCTATCTTGTCCCAtttctttctatctctttctGGCTCTCGCTCCATCTATTGgtgtctgtctttctgtctctcGCTCCCCGTCTGACAGGCCTTGCCCTGTGTTTATTTTACAATGCCTAGTCGGGCAGTCACGGCACCGACCACAGAGGATAACCCTGCATTTGTTGATTTCTTGGTTGTTGTTCATCTCCCGCCTGGCCTGGGGGCCCTGAGGGGCACACATCTGTGTCCCCGGCCCTGCCCAGCACAGActctggcacacagcaggtgctcagagTTTTTGCTGaacagatggacagacagacagatccCTTTCTGCATCTCCTGGTCTGTCTGTCTTCGCGTCTCGGCTCCTGTCTCTCCAGCGCACCCACCTCTGACACACTCCAGGTCCTTCCCTGCAAGGCCCAGggaaccgccccccccccaatagCCCAAGAGAGCTACAGGACCAGGGGAAGGGAGCGCAGATTTGTAGAGCGACGCCCTGCCTGGAGATCAGGGTTCCGCGGACCAACacccctctgcccccagccccaggccgcAGAGGCTCCTCCGCGCTGGTCTCCGAAGTGTTCGAGCAGCACCTGGGTGGACACATCTTACAGGTgaggcccggcccggcctgcTGCTCCTTGCCGCCACCTGGTGGTGGCCGCCGCCGGGCAGCCTCCTCTCCAGATCCGCCCGTCCCAGGGTGGGTACCGGGACTGGGACGTCCACGCTTGGGATcccgcccctgcctgccccctctgACGGCCACCGGGCTCCCTCCCCACCAGAACAAGCCAGGTTCCAGAGCCCCTCACCTCTTGCCGTCTGGACAGACGGACGCCAggctctccctctccctgcttctccCCCTCTAGTCCCTGGACGGTTTCGTCTTTGCCTTGAACCAGGAAGGGAAGTTCCTGTACATCTCAGAGACCGTCTCCATCTACCTGGGTCTCTCACAGGTAAGGGGCCCCGGGGTGGCCTGGGCGGGCTCAGCCGCCGTGGCCCTTGTTGGCCCCCACATACCCTTCCTCTCTCCTGCCTTCCCCATCCCAGCTTGAAAAATGAACTGGATCTATGGTTCCCAAAGTGTGTTCCCTAGAGCCCCACATGGCACCCAGCCTGTCTCTCCCTCACAGACAGAGGAGGGTAACGGGCCAAGCCCAGGAAAGCAAATTAGCAGAAAGATCAGTTTGCCAATGTCCAGTTGGCCAAGTGCACTATATTTACCactttaccttaaaaaaaaaaaaaaaaagctatccaGCAATTCGTCTTGGAAGGGTTTGGGGTTTGCCGTCTCTGGGAGGTTTCTGTGGTGCTCCAGTCCCCTGGCGCGCACTCTGCCTACCTCAGCCTGCATTTCTGCCTGAGCTGGAGGCTGAGGGCAAGAAGGGGTCTGTGGGGGGGGCCGGGGGGACAGAAGCCCCCCATCCCTGGAGTCCTGGCTGCTCGGGGCGCCTTAGGCCTCCACAATCCCTTTGATCCAAATTGCtataaactttgaaaaaaattggCAAATGGGAAATTCGGGGAATTGGGAAATTCAGTGAGTCAGGAATGTGGCGCCGCCCGGCAGCTGTTCGCTGGGGGCGATGGTTTGGCGGGGGGAGGCCCCCAAGGAAGGGATTTGGACCAGAAGGAGGACagcaggctgggggtggggggctggaccGAGGCTGGTTGGGGAGGATCTGAGGACAGGCAGGCAGGCGTTCAGGGCCTGCGGTGACAGAGGCAGGGGTGTGGCTCCAAGCTGGGGGCAAGTGGGAGCCCCGGGTTTCGAAGCCTGAGGCAGGGCTGAGCAGGGAGAAGACGGTGCGGGGCCTGCGGGTGGGCGGTGGGAAGGACCACCAGAGCCTTGGGAGGTGGCACTGAACGCGGAGGTCCGTCTGATTGAAggttctaattccttaaagagtTTGAAACCATTCCACTGCTTGCGTCCTGAGCTCCGTTCCGGCTGGGAGCCTCTGTGATGCCGGGCAGGGCACAGCTGTTTGCTGCGCGGGGGTGGGAGTGGGTCAGAGCTGGGTAAGTGGAGGCGAGGACACCCCGATCCcgcccccttccccacacccatcttACTAGTGTAGGTAGCAACGTCCTTAATACCACGGGGGATGAAGGGGGAGGGAATGGACAGGGCCTTTGCATCGCCCCCAGCAGTTCCGAATAAAACGCCAGCCTGCCCGAAGCGCGCCTGCGCGCGAGAGCGCAGGGGTGGCTGAACCGGCGGGCGAGCGGCTGCGCGCGCACCTCACCCCTGCGTTCCCCTCCGCCGCCTGCAGGTGGAGCTGACGGGCAGCAGCGTCTTCGACTACATCCATCCCGGGGACCACTCCGAGGTGCTGGAGCAACTGGGGCTGCGCGCGTCGCCGCCcgggccccccaccccgccctccagctcctcctcctcctcctcgtctTCCTCGTCGTTTGCGGAGACCCCCGAGAGCGGTAATTTAAAGGGCCCTCAGAGAAGGAGGCCTGAGGGTAGCTGACGAGGCGTGGGGAGCTCCGTATCCAGCCACGCTTCCTCCAATGCAAGTTAAGAGTTGTGCAAAGCAAGTTTCGTAAACGAATCAGCCTGAATTGAGGTGGTGAGACCCAGCTCCCTAAAACTGCCTAAGATTGCTTGGCTCCCCCAAATTTGAGCTCTATTAATAGAAAGATCCTTCTGGCTGCCTAAAGGAGGTGGAAGTATATCGGTACATAATTTTAGGTACATAATTGCGTTGAATCCTCACCACAGCACCGCAAAGCAGGAActcttattatccccattttcccAAGAAGGAAACTGAGCGCAACACAGAGAGGCTAAGTTAactgccaaggtcacacagctgttaAGTGGCTGTATGCCCAGGTGGTGTCTGCTTGAGGTCTgtgccccaccccctctctctcCAATGGAAAGTTCCACGGCCACGCAGAGGAGGGAAGGTGCTGGAGATGACCCTTAAAGCTCCTGCTGGTTCTGCGATGTTGAGGGACAGAGGTTAACTTTCCTAACGTAGGATATCCTTATATTGGGTTTGCTTAACATTAAAAACACCGAGATGCAAGCCCTGCTTGCAAGCTTGGGGAACTGTTTGGGCAGGTGAGCATGTCGGTTCCTGAGTTCCGGGCACAGGGTCGTCTGTGTGAGCGCGTGTTTGTAAGACTGTATAAGGGGGTCAGGGGATTCTCTGGACTCATGAGTTGAGTATATTACTATGCCCTGCGCCCCTGCTCCGAGCCCGGCCCAACACCGACCATGCCAGCCTGCCTCCTGGGCGCTCAGTCCCGTCAGGGAGACAGACCTGTCCCCAGagcgggcagggctgggcagggaggtCCAGGGGCCGTGGgagccccggggtgggggggggttggcTGACCCCACCTGGTGggcagggagggcttcctggagaagacacCTGAGCCAAGCCCTGGAGAACGCAGCTGGAGACGGCGTGGGtggagccacccactgtgagaAGCCAGGCTTTCTCCCAGAGGCCCTCCGCACCCACTGGCGGATGATTCCGagcgggggtggggcagggccagGTCTGAGCCCGCAGGAGCACCGGGACCGCGGAGGCCTCCCCGTGCCCGCTGGCTCTGCAGCACCCTGGAACCTGCCTTCACCTCCACCCCAGAGGCCAGCCCCCCTGAGGGCGCCCCCGCGCCCCGGTGCCAGGAGCGCTCCTTCTTTGTCCGCATGAAGTCCACCCTCACCAAGAGGGGGCTGCACGTGAGGGCGTCAGGCTACAAGGTGGGTGTGGGCTCGAAGGTGCAGCCTGACCCCCCAGCtacgcccgggggcgggggggcccTGACCGTGGGCTCTGGCCCCTGGGGACCTCCAGCCCCCAGCTGGGCCTCGGGTCCTCCAAGCACGCCCTCCACCCCCGCAGGTCATCCACGTGACCGGGCGCCTCCGGGCCCGCGCGCTGGGCCTGGTGGCCCTGGGCCAGgcgctgcccccagccccgctgGCCGAGCTGCCGCTGCACGGACACATGCTCGTCTTCCGCCTCAGCCTGGGTCTCACCATCCTTGCCTGTGAGAGCAGGTACCGGGGTTGGGGGCTGAGGGCTGGGGTGTGGGGAGCAGCCAGGGGCTTGCTGGGGTGCTGGGGAGCCATGGGAGGGAGAACAGAGGCGGAGGCGCAGGTGTGCCGGGAGGAGGGAGTGGAGGCCCGGAGGCCAAGAggccagggaggaggctggggggccGGGCCTGGCGGGGGACCCTCGCGGAGGGAAGCGGGGTCGTGCCTGACGGGGGCTGGCTCCACGGAGCTGTGCCCCTCCCGGGCCGCCCTCGCGCATCTTTCACCCCTTCCCCGTCCTGGGCCCCGTGGGGGGCAAACATTCAATGGGGAAACAGTCCCCTCGCCCTGAGCACTTGGAGTGCCCGGCACACTGCCACCTGCCCGGACACTCACAGCCACCCTAGGAGGGGCATACTGTGACGtccattttacagaaggggaaactgaggcccagagcactGCAGAGGCAGGGCGGGGCGCACAGTGACAGTGACTGCAGTGCCGACCCTGCCTGCTCTCCCAGCCCCTGGTCCTgggtcttctcttctcctctctgtcACCGCCTCTCCCCAGAGTCAGCGACCACATGGACCTGGGGCCCTCGGAGCTGGTGGGCCGAAGCTGCTACCAGTTCGTCCACGGACAGGACGCGGCCAGAATCCGCCAAAGCCACCTGGATCGTGAgagccctgccccctccacctgcCACCACCCTAGACCCAAGCACCTGCGGGCCCTGCACCCTGGAAGTCCTTCTTCACGGTTGACTGCAGTCCCTCCTGCTGCACCTCCAGCCCCAGGAGCGTGGCTCAGCACAGGCACAGGGGCACGGAGATCCCGAGCACCGGCGCAGGATGTGGGGGGTGGTATGGGGACTGGGGCGGCTCTCTGGCCCACTTCAAAACCCTGGGAGGCCTTGATGCTGGGACACTGCTTGGTCTCTCGGGGCCTCTGTCCCCCCCACCAGCtcaccctttctctctctccctgcacCTGTTTCTCTGCCCACCTCGCCCTCGTCCCACCCTGTcccttctgctctcttcccatTCCTCGCGGGCCCAGTGCTGGACAAAGGCCAGGTGACGACCGGCTACTACCGCTGGCTGCGGCGCGCCGGGGGCTTCGTGTGGCTGCAGTCGGTGGCCACCGTGGCAGTGAGCGGGAAGAGCCCGGGGGAGCGCCACGTGCTCTGGGTCAGCTACGTGCTCAGGTGAGCGGCCGTGcactctcccacccacccccggCGGGTTCAGCCACCTGAGCCCCTTCCTCCTTGGGTGGGCATTTTTAGGGAGAGCTTCTAGAAGAGGACAGAGCTGGGGAGGGGTTTGAAAACATgaaggggggaaaggggtgcAGGGTGAGCAAAGGCCGGGGCTGGGGTGAGTTCGGCCGCAGGAGGCAGAGGGGAGGCCTGGGCACGACCCTGCCAGCGAGGCCGGGCAGCCTCAGGCCCGGGCTGGGGGGTCTGCACTTGATCCTGGGGGAACTGGGGAGCCATGGCAGGCTCTTACCAGGGGAGGACCACAGAGCAGAGCAACGCATAGAGAGAGGCTAGAGGGTGCCACCTAGGCAAAGGCTCAAACAAGAACCTGACCTGTCCGCGGCAGGGAAGGGGGCCGCGTAACTGGAGTGGAAAGT is a genomic window of Dasypus novemcinctus isolate mDasNov1 chromosome 18, mDasNov1.1.hap2, whole genome shotgun sequence containing:
- the NPAS1 gene encoding LOW QUALITY PROTEIN: neuronal PAS domain-containing protein 1 (The sequence of the model RefSeq protein was modified relative to this genomic sequence to represent the inferred CDS: inserted 1 base in 1 codon; deleted 3 bases in 2 codons; substituted 1 base at 1 genomic stop codon), whose protein sequence is MAAPYPRSGGGGAGKCGAGGGGSGPWDFLPGFMVKAPPGPCLQAQRKEKSRNAARSRRGKENLEFFELAKLLPLPGAISSQLDKASVVRLSVTYLRLRRFAALGAPPWGLRAAGQPGGLAPGRRGSSALVSEVFEQHLGGHILQSLDGFVFALNQEGKFLYISETVSIYLGLSQVELTGSSVFDYIHPGDHSEVLEQLGLRASPPGPPTPPSSSSSSSSSSSSFAETPESEASPPEGAPAPRCQERSFFVRMKSTLTKRGLHVRASGYKVIHVTGRLRARALGLVALGQALPPAPLAELPLHGHMLVFRLSLGLTILACESRVSDHMDLGPSELVGRSCYQFVHGQDAARIRQSHLDLLDKGQVTTGYYRWLRRAGGFVWLQSVATVAVSGKSPGERHVLWVSYVLSQAEGGQTPLDAFQLPASEACEAPSSPEPERSEPEPPAGGKQAAPGDRDGPPRPAANAXSWERGPGEPEGRRAGGDEERRAPPTLPRPEFTSVIRAGALRQAPLRPWGLARAAEPPRPLXPPASCPPAVRGLCSPGAIRYGPAELGLVYPHLQRLGPGPPLPDAFYPTLGLPFAPTGTRVPRKGD